One region of Bombus affinis isolate iyBomAffi1 chromosome 3, iyBomAffi1.2, whole genome shotgun sequence genomic DNA includes:
- the LOC126914377 gene encoding microtubule-actin cross-linking factor 1, isoforms 1/2/3/4 isoform X8, producing MSTQAYYKERLGFDPADTVAEHHREQRSQHGYEESLSKFKGQNENGFSWMMEGRENWRVEGATEHRSGSTQAFWGCWAMFIEAHDERDAIQKKTFTKWVNKHLKKHWKYVKTYTCLHVCVLVNNQPCCSPTASRHVGDLFEDLRDGHNLISLLEVLSGEHLPRERGRMRFHMLQNVQMALDFLRYKKIKLVNIRAEDIVDGNPKLTLGLIWTIILHFQSWRRKISDIVVGQESNVTAREALLRWARRSTARYPGVRVTDFTGSWRDGLAFSALIHRNRPDLVDWKGARASQPRERLDRVFYVAEREYGVTRLLDPEDVDTPEPDEKSLITYISSLYDVFPEPPTIHPLYDAEDQRRSEEYRELASSLHMWIREKMCLMQERVFPPTLIEMKNLAAGSTKFKNEEVPPRYRDKQRLSYIFRDLQKYFEAVGEVDIEPHLRIEVIEENWNRLMMLHQEREQAIIDEIKRLERLQRLAEKVHREMKATDNRLEELERRVEDEARRLDRLHPLEAKHAVDLLEQDIRNTEVQIQNIFPDVHTLTEGRYSQAAELRKRVQKLHQRWVALRSLLHKRLVQPLSAVSFPVEERVVTKHRTTVHETRLVDTNPHFRALHDCIDWCKAKIKQLQDADYGSDLPSVQNELEVHQREHKNIEQFHPKVERCVQAKSHFHAEELTLYSQHLTVLQKLHTELLAASNKRLSDLDTLHDFIQSATNELVWLSSKEETEVTRDWSDKNLNVQSIEQYYERTFGSGIESLMSDLEKREIQFSAVQDRGEALVLQHHPAAKTIEAYMSAMQSQWTWLLQLTLCLEVHLKHAAQSQQFFRDVQQAEQWISKRDESLNTIYSQSEFSLDEGERLLKGMQELREELNSYGDHVQKLVDQAKDVVPMKQRRQPVARPMQVTCVCSYKQVNMSIEKGEQCTLYDNSGRIKWRVKNQEGVESPVPGVCFALQPPDKDALDAAERLRRQYDRSVGLWQRKQLRLRQNMIFATIKVVKGWDLPQFLAMGQDQRTAIRKALNEDADKLLSEGDPADPQLRRLKRETAEVNKLFDELEKRARAEEESKNAGRIFNEQISAIQEALDEAERVLNTRIAAPLPRDIDSLEHLVLQHKDFEQTLKRQTSDLDKVQQTFRGITLKTPAMRNKLDAVTTKWTNIWNSSNLYIERLKCVEIVLSSLEENTTSVSELEVKLASFDELPPDLKGLQNVLEDLMVLQNAISQQQTAMDKLNEDTQNARHVVEKSRPSHRGSHSDMDRLDDEVNKLNSRWTNLCAQLVERVRSAEAAYGLAQQLEHAYRNEVDFIDESYEKLEVENAKNLLNKVVERAPAIEAVNVTGSRLIREGKIYGQRLRAFTEQLEDICPSLDASVKKPRREFVSTVDDVARDLDTLNKRYTTLVELLQERVTQLAAQQTEETSQQFQEALEGLQKWLTDTEEMVSNQKSPSSDYNVVKAQLQEQKFLKKMLMDQQNSMSSSYNMGQEVAAEAEPKEQKKIEKQLKDLMARFDNLTESAAKRMEALEQAMGVAKQFQDKLIPLQTWLDKTEKRVRDMELVPTDEEKIQQRVTEHDGLHEDILSKKPEFSELTEVASQLMSLVGEDEAAALADKLQDAADRYAALVERSESLGNLLQRSRQGLRHLVLSYQELQAWMEGMEIRLSKYRVLAVHTEKLLQQMEDLADLTEEVSTRQTEVDSTTDTGLELMKHISSDEALQLKDKLDSLQRRFNDLVSRGSDLLKHAQESLPLVQQFHDNHNRLMDWMQAAESALQSAEPREDEIIRLEMEISEYRPVLDKINAVGPQLSQLSPGEGAATIEALVIRDNRRFAAIAEQIQRKAERLQLSKQRSLEVIGDIDDLLEWFHEVDNQLREAEPPSSEPEIIRVQLKEHKALNDDISSQKGRVRDVISTAKKVIRENGQYEDKSTIRENMEDLRETMEIVSGLSMDRLGALEQALPLAEHLRDTHIDLVSWLEEAEQQVAMLPMPALRPDLIAAQQDKNEFLVQSINEHKPLVEKLNKTGEALLKLCNEEEGMKIQDILEADTTRYAALRAELRGRQQTLEQALQESSQFSDKLEGMLRALSSTADQVNGAEPISAHPGRLRDQMEENSALVDELAQRSEAYAAVRRAADDVISKAGNRADPAVKDIKRKLDKLNKLWSDVQKSTTDRGQTLDEALAIAEKFWSELNGVMSTLRELQDALAGQAPPAAQPAAIQQQQVALQEIRHEIDQTKPDVEQVRASGHELMGLCGEPDKPDVRKHIEDLDQAWDNVTALYARREENLIDAMEKAMEFHETLQNLLEFLQEAEDKFSSMGLLGSDIDEVKKQIKQLANFKAEVDPHMVKVEALNRSLIRQAAELTERTSSEQAAAIKEPLGAVNRRWDGLLRGLVERQRLLENALLRLGQFQHALDELLVWIEKTDDTLDNLKAVAGDPQVIEVELAKLKVLVNDIQAHQTSVDTLNDAGRQLIEDGKGTAEASTTAEKLGTLNRRWRDLLQRAADRQRELEDALREAQTFTAEIQDLLSWLGDVDNTIVASKPVGGLPETASEQLERFMEVYNELEQNRLKVESVLQQGQAYLKRADSTSAGGLNHNLRTLKQRWDNVTARASDKKIKLEIALKEATEFHDALQSFVDWLTNAEKILTNLKPVSRVMETILGQIEEHKAFQKDVGVHRETMLNLDKKGTHLKYFSQKQDVILIKNLLISVQHRWERVVSKSAERTRALDHGYKEAREFHDAWSNIMNWLDETEKTLDEVASDGALGGNDPEKIKARLNKHRELQKALSAKQGTYDATMKNGKSLKDKAPKSDEFALKELLNELKNKWTTVCGKCVDRQRKLEEALLFSGQFKDAIQALLEWLSKSEKQLADTGPLYGDLDTVMNLVEQHKTFEKDLESRVSQMESVIKTGRELLAKATPDDASAIGSQLAEINNLWDTVTKLSSDKTERLQEALREAERLHKAVHVLLEWLSDAEMKLRFAGQLPEDEQESRNQLMEHEKFLRELSTKEIEKDQTLELAHVILAKAHPDGALVIKHWITIIQSRWEEVSTWAQQRNQRLENHMRGLQDLDNLLEELLSWLEGLENTLNALEAEPLPDDKATLEMLIVDHREFMENTSRRQNEVDRVCKARQIKSAKDTMKITKAKSPAPTRASPGRERTPDLLPHIGPRFPPKGSKGAEPEFRSPRVKLLWDRWRHVWMLAWERQRRLQDKYNYIQELDRVANFSWEDWRKRFLKFMNHKKSRLTDLFRKMDKNNDGLIPREDFIQGIMNTKFETSRLEMGAVADLFDRHGEGLIDWKEFIAALRPDWEERRTYNDTDKIHDEVKRLVMLCTCRQKFRVFQVGEGKYRFGDSQKLRLVRILRSTVMVRVGGGWVALDEFLLKNDPCRAEEFMNQLTPIFESLRQKEDLPCSYPLHMHAPSYHWVRERSARSVPMGQSRASRSSLSAGTPDSLSDNESSFKLGSARKTSTPYRSSMTPGGSRPSSRPTSRPTSRPTSRPGSRPASRQGSKPPSRYGSTQSLDSTDDSTNVSRIPRRTAVSTTGNTPTSSRHNSVSGKRLSVNGSSSRPRTPTGLVSPASGVPARFGTIHRASSIPTLTGVGTPISRSRIPVYVGTDIKSPQSTTSNISTHSTQSNYSTVSTDSTGSSSMCTNSATNTSSAVKRARTRTPSSGSSTPLPPSLKLSRKPSGASDTSVSTTPATKRKGKPTPIDQRAPFRL from the exons ATGTCCACTCAAGCTTATTACAAGGAGAGGCTCGGTTTCGATCCGGCCGATACCGTGGCGGAACATCATCGTGAGCAGAGATCGCAGCACGGATACGAGGAGTCTCTTTCCAAGTTCAAAGGTCAGAACGAAAATGGATTTTCGTGGATGATGGAAGGACGGGAAAATTGGCGGGTAGAAGGGGCCACAGAACACCGTTCCGGCAGCACTCAGGCTTTCTGGGGTTGCTGGGCGATGTTCATCGAGGCGCACG ACGAACGAGACGCGATCCAAAAGAAAACATTTACCAAATGGGTGAACAAGCATCTGAAAAAG CATTGGAAGTACGTGAAG ACTTACACGTGCCTACACGTGTGCGTCCTTGTGAACAACCAACCATGCTGTTCCCCCACT GCCAGCAGACATGTCGGAGATCTGTTCGAAGACCTGCGGGACGGGCACAACCTCATTTCCTTGCTGGAGGTACTCTCGGGCGAGCATCTT CCGCGAGAGAGAGGTCGGATGCGTTTCCACATGCTGCAGAACGTACAAATGGCTCTTGACTTTTTGCGCTATAAGAAGATCAAGCTCGTTAATATTCGTGCTGAAGACATTGTCGATGGAAACCCAAAGTTGACTCTAGGTTTGATATGGACCATCATACTTCACTTCCAG AGCTGGCGTCGCAAG aTATCCGATATCGTAGTGGGTCAGGAATCGAACGTGACTGCCCGCGAAGCTCTTCTGAGATGGGCCAGACGATCGACGGCGCGTTATCCTGGAGTGCGCGTCACGGACTTTACCGGATCGTGGAGGGACGGGCTAGCTTTCAGCGCATTAATCCATCGAAACAGACCAGATCTGGTCGATTGGAAAGGTGCTCGTGCTAGTCAACCACGAGAGCGGCTCGATCGGGTCTTCTACGTCGCGGAGCGCGAGTATGGCGTTACGAGGCTTCTCGATCCCGAAG ACGTGGACACTCCTGAACCGGATGAGAAGTCCTTGATAACGTACATCTCTTCGCTCTACGACGTGTTCCCGGAGCCGCCAACGATTCACCCGTTGTACGATGCCGAGGACCAGAGGCGCTCGGAGGAATATAGAGAGCTAGCTAGTTCCCTCCACATGTGGATCCGCGAAAAAATGTGCCTGATGCAGGAACGTGTCTTCCCGCCGACCTTgatagaaatgaaaaatttggcGGCCGGCAGTACGAAATTCAAGAATGAGGAAGTACCGCCCAGATACAGAGACAAACAACGACTTTCTTACATCTTCAGGGATTTGCAAAAGTACTTCGAAGCGGTCGGTGAGGTGGACATCGAACCTCACTTACGTATCGAGGTTATTGAAGAAAATTGGAATAGATTGATGATGCTGCATCAGGAAAGAGAACAGGCGATAATCGACGAAATTAAACG ACTCGAACGACTGCAACGATTAGCAGAGAAAGTGCACAGAGAGATGAAGGCGACCGACAATCGATTGGAGGAACTCGAGAGACGAGTGGAGGACGAAGCCAGGCGTCTCGATCGACTTCATCCTCTGGAAGCGAAACATGCGGTGGATCTTTTGGAACAGGATATTCGTAACACCGAGGTCCAGAtccaaaatatttttccagACGTGCATACACTTACCGAGGGGCGATACAGTCAGGCGGCCGAACTTCGCAAAAG AGTTCAGAAGCTACATCAACGGTGGGTCGCCCTGCGATCTCTTCTTCATAAACGTTTGGTACAGCCGCTGTCGGCCGTATCTTTCCCGGTAGAAGAACGCGTCGTTACGAAACACCGTACTACCGTCCATGAAACCCGATTGGTCGACACCAATCCACATTTCCGTGCGTTACACGACTGCATCGACTGGTGTAAGGCGAAGATCAAACAGCTCCAGGATGCAGACTATGGCTCCGATTTACCTAGCGTGCAGAACGAACTGGAGGTTCACCAAAGAGAACACAAGAATATCGAGCAGTTCCATCCTAAAGTGGAGAGATGTGTGCAGGCTAAGAGCCACTTTCACGCCGAGGAATTGACATTGTACAGCCAACATCTGACTGTTCTTCAAAAACTTCACACTGAATTATTGGCGGCCTCGAATAAGAGACTTTCCGATTTGGACACTCTACATGACTTTATACAATCGGCGACTAATGAACTGGTTTGGCTGAGTTCTAAGGAGGAGACGGAGGTGACACGCGATTGGAGTGACAAGAATTTGAACGTGCAAAGTATCGAGCAGTATTACGAG CGTACGTTTGGATCTGGTATAGAG TCCCTTATGAGCGACCTAGAGAAGCGGGAGATTCAATTCTCCGCGGTGCAAGATCGAGGCGAAGCTCTGGTCCTTCAACATCATCCCGCCGCGAAAACAATCGAAGCTTACATGTCCGCCATGCAGAGTCAATGGACCTGGCTTCTTCAATTAACTCTTTGTCTAGAAGTTCATCTGAAACACGCAGCACAGAGTCAACAATTTTTCCGGGATGTTCAACAGGCTGAACAGTGGATCTCGAAGAGAGATGAGTCGCTCAACACCATTTATTCCCAATCAGAATTCTCCTTGGACGAGGGTGAACGTTTATTGAAGGGTATGCAAGAACTGCGCGAAGAATTGAATAGTTACGGCGATCATGTGCAGAAACTGGTTGATCAAGCGAAGGACGTGGTTCCTATGAAGCAACGTCGACAGCCTGTGGCACGGCCTATGCAAGTTACGTGCGTCTGCAGTTACAAACAAGTCAAC ATGTCGATTGAGAAGGGCGAACAGTGTACGTTATACGACAACTCTGGTAGGATAAAATGGCGCGTAAAGAATCAAGAAGGCGTCGAGTCCCCTGTTCCAGGCGTCTGCTTTGCTCTTCAGCCACCTGATAAGGATGCTCTCGATGCTGCGGAAAGATTGCGACGACAATATGATCGAAGCGTTGGATTATGGCAACGGAAACAGCTTCGATTACGACAAAACATGATTTTCGCGACCATCAAAGTGGTCAAAGGCTGGGATCTACCGCAGTTCTTGGCTATGGGTCAGGATCAGAGAACTGCTATCAGAAAAGCCTTGAACGAGGATGCTGATAAACTGCTGTCCGAGGGCGATCCTGCTGATCCACAATTGAGGCGACTGAAGCGAGAAACGGCCGAAGTGAACAAATTGTTCGATGAACTGGAGAAACGTGCCAGAGCGGAGGAAGAGTCAAAGAACGCGGGACGTATTTTCAATGAACAGATATCTGCCATTCAAGAAGCATTAGACGAAGCAGAGAGAGTTCTGAATACTCGCATAGCTGCGCCATTACCAAGAGACATTGACAGCTTAGAACATCTGGTTCTGCAACACAAAGATTTCGAGCAAACTCTCAAACGTCAAACATCAGATCTAGATAAAGTTCAGCAAACTTTCCGTGGTATTACTTTGAAGACTCCAGCCATGAGAAACAAGCTCGACGCTGTTACCACCAAATGGACAAATATTTGGAACTCGAGCAATCTGTACATCGAGCGGCTAAAGTGTGTTGAGATCGTGCTTTCTAGTCTTGAGGAGAACACAACCTCGGTATCCGAATTGGAAGTGAAATTGGCATCGTTCGACGAGCTGCCACCGGACCTGAAGGGATTACAGAATGTACTAGAAGATCTGATGGTGCTTCAAAATGCCATCTCTCAACAGCAAACTGCAATGGATAAACTGAACGAAGATACGCAGAACGCAAGACATGTTGTTGAAAAGTCGAGGCCAAGTCATCGTGGCTCTCATTCTGATATGGATCGCTTAGACGATGAAGTGAACAAACTAAACTCCAGATGGACCAATCTCTGTGCTCAGTTGGTCGAAAGAGTTCGCAGCGCGGAAGCAGCTTATGGCCTAGCTCAACAGTTAGAACATGCCTACCGTAACGAGGTTGACTTTATTGACGAATCGTACGAAAAACTCGAGGTGGAGAATGCGAAG AATCTATTGAACAAGGTGGTAGAACGAGCGCCGGCGATCGAAGCAGTAAATGTGACGGGCAGTCGATTGATTCGTGAAGGAAAG ATCTACGGACAAAGGCTTCGAGCGTTCACGGAACAGCTGGAAGATATCTGCCCGTCTTTGGATGCTTCGGTGAAAAAACCGCGACGAGAGTTCGTCTCAACGGTTGATGACGTCGCTCGTGATCTAGATACTCTGAACAAGAGGTACACCACGCTGGTGGAACTTCTTCAGGAACGGGTTACACAGCTGGCAGCGCAACAAACCGAGGAGACATCTCAACAG TTCCAGGAGGCTCTGGAGGGTCTCCAGAAATGGCTAACGGACACAGAGGAAATGGTATCCAACCAGAAATCACCATCGTCGGATTACAACGTAGTTAAGGCGCAATTACAAGAGCAAAAATTCCTGAAGAAGATGCTAATGGATCAGCAAAACTCAATGTCCTCCTCGTACAACATGGGCCAAGAAGTGGCGGCTGAGGCGGAGCCTAAGGAACAGAAGAAGATCGAGAAACAACTAAAAGATTTGATGGCAAGATTCGATAATCTTACGGAAAGCGCTGCTAAGAGAATGGAAGCACTCGAACAAGCGATGGGAGTAGCGAAACAGTTCCAGGATAAACTGATACCACTTCAAACTTGGCTGGACAAGACCGAAAAACGCGTGAGAGATATGGAGTTGGTTCCAACGGACGAGGAAAAAATCCAGCAACGCGTTACCGAACACGATGGTCTTCACGAGGATATTCTGTCAAAGAAACCTGAATTCAGTGAACTTACAGAGGTTGCTAGTCAACTAATGTCCCTGGTAGGCGAGGATGAAGCCGCTGCTTTGGCTGACAAACTTCAGGATGCGGCTGATAGATACGCTGCATTGGTCGAACGATCGGAATCTCTTGGTAACTTGCTTCAACGTTCGAGACAGGGTTTACGTCATCTGGTACTCAGCTATCAAGAACTTCAGGCTTGGATGGAGGGTATGGAAATCAGATTGTCGAAATACAGAGTGCTGGCCGTGCATACGGAGAAGCTTCTTCAACAAATGGAAGACCTAGCTGACTTGACCGAAGAGGTTTCGACTCGACAGACGGAAGTAGACAGTACCACCGATACTGGATTGGAATTAATGAAACACATCTCGAGCGACGAGGCGCTTCAATTGAAAGATAAACTCGATTCTTTGCAACGGCGATTTAATGATTTGGTTAGTCGAGGTTCCGACTTGCTGAAGCACGCGCAAGAGTCTCTTCCATTGGTGCAACAATTCCATGATAATCATAATCGTTTAATGGATTGGATGCAGGCTGCGGAATCGGCTCTGCAATCAGCCGAACCTCGCGAGGATGAAATTATTAGATTAGAAATGGAAATATCGGAATATAGACCAGTTCTAGACAAGATCAACGCCGTTGGGCCGCAGTTGTCTCAGTTATCTCCGGGTGAAGGGGCGGCGACTATCGAAGCTCTAGTCATCAGAGACAACAGGAGATTCGCCGCCATTGCCGAGCAGATTCAACGAAAGGCTGAGAGGCTTCAGCTGAGTAAGCAACGTTCGCTGGAAGTGATCGGTGATATCGACGATTTACTAGAATGGTTCCATGAAGTGGATAATCAATTGAGGGAAGCAGAACCACCGAGCAGCGAACCGGAAATCATCAGGGTACAATTGAAGGAGCATAAAGCCTTGAACGACGACATATCCAGTCAGAAAGGACGTGTTAGGGATGTTATATCCACGGCAAAGAAGGTGATCCGTGAAAATGGTCAATACGAGGACAAATCTACGATCAGAGAAAATATGGAGGACTTACGAGAAACCATGGAAATCGTATCCGGTCTTTCAATGGATAGACTCGGTGCTCTGGAACAAGCTTTGCCATTGGCTGAACATTTACGCGACACTCACATTGATTTAGTCAGCTGGTTAGAGGAGGCTGAACAACAAGTCGCAATGCTTCCTATGCCTGCTTTAAGACCCGATCTAATAGCCGCCCAACAGGACAAGAATGAGTTCCTCGTGCAGAGTATCAACGAACACAAACCTTTGGTCGAGAAGCTGAACAAAACTGGTGAAGCATTGTTGAAGCTGTGCAATGAAGAAGAAGGTATGAAAATACAGGACATATTGGAAGCAGACACTACTCGATATGCAGCCCTCAGAGCAGAACTTCGTGGTCGACAGCAGACTCTCGAACAAGCACTTCAGGAATCTTCTCAGTTCTCCGACAAGCTGGAAGGAATGCTGCGTGCTCTCTCATCAACTGCCGATCAAGTAAATGGCGCCGAACCGATCAGCGCTCATCCTGGTCGGTTAAGAGATCAGATGGAAGAGAATTCCGCTCTGGTCGACGAATTGGCTCAAAGATCCGAGGCCTATGCGGCTGTGAGGAGGGCCGCCGATGACGTGATCAGCAAGGCAGGTAATAGAGCTGATCCAGCCGTAAAGGACATCAAACGGAAGCTGGACAAATTGAACAAACTATGGAGCGACGTGCAAAAGTCGACGACCGACAGAGGTCAAACGTTAGACGAAGCTTTGGCGATCGCCGAAAAATTCTGGTCCGAGTTGAATGGCGTGATGTCGACTCTGCGAGAGCTTCAGGATGCTCTTGCTGGTCAGGCGCCACCAGCAGCTCAACCTGCTGCCATCCAACAGCAACAGGTTGCCTTGCAGGAGATTAGGCACGAAATCGACCAAACGAAACCAGATGTCGAGCAAGTACGAGCTTCTGGTCACGAGTTGATGGGTCTTTGCGGTGAGCCAGACAAACCAGATGTTAGAAAGCATATTGAAGATTTGGATCAAGCATGGGATAACGTGACTGCCCTATATGCCAGAAGAGAGGAAAATCTGATCGATGCTATGGAGAAGGCCATGGAGTTCCACGAGACCTTGCAAAATCTTTTGGAGTTCCTACAAGAAGCCGAGGACAAGTTCTCCAGTATGGGACTGCTAGGAAGCGACATCGACGAAGTTAAAAAACAGATCAAACAATTGGCCAATTTCAAAGCCGAAGTAGATCCTCACATGGTCAAGGTCGAAGCTCTAAACAG GAGTCTGATAAG ACAAGCTGCCGAACTGACAGAGAGAACGTCCTCGGAACAAGCTGCGGCCATCAAAGAACCGCTTGGTGCCGTTAACAGACGGTGGGACGGACTGCTTCGAGGTCTCGTGGAGAGGCAAAGACTCTTGGAGAACGCGTTACTACGTCTAGGGCAATTCCAGCACGCTCTAGACGAGTTGTTGGTATGGATCGAGAAGACGGACGACACTTTGGATAACTTGAAGGCCGTTGCCGGCGATCCTCAAGTGATCGAAGTGGAATTAGCTAAACTGAAAGTACTTGTGAATGATATTCAAGCCCATCAGACCAGCGTGGACACTCTGAACGACGCTGGAAGACAGTTAATAGAGGATGGAAAGGGAACAGCCGAAGCTTCGACGACTGCTGAGAAATTAGGCACTTTGAATCGTCGTTGGCGCGATTTGTTGCAACGTGCTGCTGATCGTCAACGAGAACTGGAAGATGCGCTTAGAGAAGCGCAAACCTTTACGGCGGAGATACAGGACCTTTTGTCTTGGCTGGGTGATGTGGACAATACCATAGTAGCTTCGAAACCTGTTGGAGGATTGCCGGAAACGGCTTCAGAACAGTTAGAACGCTTTATGGAAGTGTACAACGAATTGGAACAAAATCGTTTGAAAGTCGAATCGGTTCTTCAACAAGGACAAGCATACTTGAAGCGTGCCGATTCTACTAGTGCCGGTGGTCTGAATCACAACTTGAGGACTTTGAAACAACGATGGGATAATGTGACTGCTCGCGCAAGTGATAAAAAGATCAAGCTTGAGATCGCTCTGAAAGAGGCTACAGAGTTCCACGATGCACTCCAATCGTTTGTCGATTGGTTAACCAACGCGGAGAAGATTCTCACGAATCTGAAACCTGTGTCGAGGGTAATGGAAACTATACTCGGACAGATAGAGGAACACAAAGCGTTTCAGAAAGACGTTGGAGTTCATCGTGAGACTATGCTGAACCTCGATAAGAAGGGCACGCATTTGAAATACTTTTCACAGAAACAGGACGTGATTCTAATCAAAAACTTGTTGATAAGTGTGCAACACAGATGGGAAAGAGTAGTTTCGAAGTCTGCAGAGAGAACCAGGGCTCTTGATCACGGATACAAAGAGGCCAGAGAATTCCACGATGCTTGGTCCAATATAATGAACTGGCTCGACGAAACGGAGAAGACTTTGGACGAGGTTGCCAGTGATGGCGCCCTTGGAGGAAATGATCCAGAGAAGATCAAAGCTAGATTGAATAAGCACCGTGAATTGCAGAAAGCTCTCAGCGCCAAACAGGGTACCTATGACGCAACTATGAAGAATGGAAAATCATTAAAAGACAAAGCGCCTAAAAGCGACGAATTTGCTCTAAAAGAACTTTTGAATGAGTTGAAGAACAAGTGGACCACTGTTTGTGGTAAGTGCGTGGATAGACAGAGGAAGCTCGAGGAAGCATTGTTGTTCTCGGGACAATTCAAGGACGCTATTCAAGCGTTGCTGGAATGGCTTAGTAAGTCTGAGAAGCAGCTGGCGGACACCGGTCCACTTTATGGCGACCTTGATACTGTAATGAATTTGGTTGAACAACATAAGACCTTCGAGAAGGATCTCGAATCCAGAGTCTCTCAGATGGAATCTGTAATCAAAACGGGTCGCGAGCTTCTTGCTAAGGCGACACCTGATGATGCATCTGCTATAGGATCACAGCTTGCTGAAATAAATAATCTTTGGGACACGGTAACCAAGTTGTCCTCTGACAAGACTGAACGACTCCAAGAAGCCCTCAGAGAGGCTGAACGCCTTCACAAGGCAGTTCACGTACTTCTGGAGTGGCTGAGTGATGCTGAGATGAAGCTGAGATTCGCTGGACAGTTGCCGGAAGACGAACAGGAGAGCAGGAATCAGTTGATGGAACACGAAAAGTTCTTGCGTGAATTAAGCaccaaagaaattgaaaaagatcAAACATTGGAGCTGGCTCACGTGATTCTTGCAAAGGCACACCCTGACGGAGCTTTGGTTATCAAACACTGGATCACGATCATTCAGTCCAGATGGGAGGAGGTTTCCACCTGGGCCCAACAAAGGAATCAAAGATTGGAGAATCATATGCGAGGACTTCAG GACCTCGACAATCTTCTGGAAGAACTACTGTCATGGTTAGAAGGTTTGGAGAACACTCTCAACGCTCTCGAAGCTGAGCCTCTACCAGACGATAAAGCTACTTTAGAAATGCTGATTGTGGATCACAGAGAATTTATGGAGAACACCAGTCGAAGACAGAACGAAGTTGACCGCGTCTGCAAAGCCAGACAGATCAAATCTGCGAAAGATACGATGAAGATAACGAAGGCTAAGTCACCTGCTCCAAC CCGAGCCAGCCCAGGCCGTGAGAGAACGCCCGATTTGTTGCCGCACATCGGCCCACGGTTCCCACCCAAAGGAAG CAAAGGTGCCGAACCGGAGTTCCGTAGTCCCAGAGTAAAACTGCTGTGGGACAGGTGGAGACACGTTTGGATGTTGGCGTGGGAACGTCAACGTCGTTTACAGGATAAGTATAATTATATCCAAGAACTGGACCGTGTCGCAAACTTCAGCTGGGAGGATTGGCGCAAGAGA TTCCTGAAATTCATGAACCACAAAAAGTCCAGATTAACAGATCTCTTCAGGAAAATGGATAAGAATAACGACGGACTGATTCCACGGGAGGACTTCATTCAAGGAATCATGAACACCA AATTCGAGACTTCACGGTTAGAAATGGGAGCGGTCGCAGATTTGTTCGATCGCCACGGTGAAGGATTGATAGATTGGAAAGAATTCATCGCAGCTCTAAGACCAGACTGGGAGGAACGCAGAACCTATAACGACACTGACAAGATTCACGATGAAGTGAAACGATTGGTGATGCTTTGTACTTGTCGCCAGAAATTCCGTGTATTTCAAGTTGGCGAAGGAAAATATAGG TTTGGAGACAGTCAAAAGTTGCGGTTGGTTCGGATTCTACGATCGACCGTGATGGTACGAGTCGGTGGTGGATGGGTAGCATTGGACgaatttctattaaaaaatgATCCTTGCCGCG CGGAGGAGTTTATGAACCAGCTGACGCCGATTTTTGAGAGTTTGAGGCAAAAGGAGGACCTCCCGTGCTCGTATCCCCTCCACATGCACGCCCCCTCTTATCATTGG GTGAGAGAACGCAGCGCTCGCAGCGTTCCCATGGGACAGTCACGAGCATCGCGCTCTTCGTTGAGCGCTGGAACGCCGGACAGCCTAAGCGACAACGAGAGCTCCTTCAAGCTTGGCTCCGCCAGAAAAACAAGTACACCCTACAGAAGCTCTATGACACCGG GCGGTAGTCGACCATCGAGTAGACCAACCTCGAGACCAACGTCCAGACCAACCAGTAGACCCGGAAGTAGGCCCGCATCCAGGCAAGGAAGCAAACCACCGAGTCGCTATGGTTCCACACAGTCGTTGGATAGTACTG ATGATTCGACAAATGTGAGCCGCATTCCACGCAGAACGGCTGTGAGCACGACAGGCAATACTCCCACTTCTAGCAGACACAATAGCGTGTCAGGAAAGCGCTTATCGGTGAACGGTTCGAGCTCACGACCTCGAACGCCCACCGGCCTGGTTAGTCCTGCCAGTGGTGTTCCAGCGAG gTTTGGCACGATCCATAGAGCTTCGAGCATTCCAACCCTGACTGGTGTCGGCACACCGATCAG CCGTTCGAGGATCCCCGTATATGTGGGCACGGATATAAAATCCCCACAATCGACGACCAGCAATATTTCCACTCATTCTACGCAAAGCAACTACTCGACGGTTTCTACCGATTCTACCGG GAGCAGCTCGATGTGTACAAATTCAGCAACTAACACCTCGTCGGCCGTTAAGCGAGCTAG AACAAGGACACCGTCCAGTGGATCGAGCACGCCACTGCCGCCTTCTTTGAAGCTATCGAGGAAACCTTCTGGAGCATCGGATACGTCCGTATCGACCACACCGGCCACTAAACGAAAAGGCAAACC